A window of the Vespula vulgaris chromosome 6, iyVesVulg1.1, whole genome shotgun sequence genome harbors these coding sequences:
- the LOC127064594 gene encoding class E basic helix-loop-helix protein 23 codes for MRSYDGESSSTEDDDRRESIPSEAHLQQGSWQRSASHPTWAWEHRAAHPLAPPSAASLESMYSAPGVSHPSVSGPPTSYSSTEHPAAAAAAAAAAAAAQAAPGRRTPLGAVGLGGFYFQQQPQPHASSSALSDENRPDHERPGASRLNCPPKSKTTRQGKSVRLNINARERRRMHDLNDALDELRSVIPYAHSPSVRKLSKIATLLLAKNYILMQGNALEELRRVIAVLQSPHAHTTALPPTPVSYDLLQGFPGKLFQGVQEMQGLPAGDPQVVTSGGPPTDATVASGESN; via the exons ATGAGGTCGTACGACGGGGAGAGCAGTTCGACCGAGGACGACGACCGTAGAGAAAGTATACCTTCCGAAGCTCATTTACAGCAAGGATCCTGGCAACGTTCCGCGTCTCATCCTACGTGGGCTTGGGAACATCGTGCTGCT CATCCATTGGCTCCACCGTCGGCGGCATCCCTCGAGTCTATGTACTCCGCACCGGGAGTGTCTCATCCGAGCGTTTCCGGTCCACCAACGAGTTACTCGAGCACCGAACATCCAGCGGCGGCAGCGGCAGCAGCGGCGGCAGCGGCGGCGGCACAGGCTGCTCCAGGACGAAGGACTCCTTTGGGGGCCGTAGGTCTCGgtggattttattttcaacagCAACCACAACCGCACGCTTCCTCGAGCGCTTTGTCCGACGAAAATAGGCCCGATCACGAGAG ACCCGGAGCATCCAGACTCAATTGCCCGCCAAAATCAAAAACCACCCGTCAGGGGAAAAGCGTTCGATTGAATATAAATGCGAGGGAACGCAGAAGAATGCACGACTTGAACGACGCTCTGGACGAACTTCGTTCGGTCATTCCTTATGCTCATAGTCCGTCCGTAAGGAAACTTTCGAAAATTGCCACCCTTCTGCTGgcgaaaaattatattttgatgcAGG GAAACGCGCTAGAAGAATTAAGAAGAGTAATAGCCGTCTTACAATCGCCCCATGCTCACACCACGGCTTTACCACCTACACCCGTCTCCTACGATCTTCTTCAAGGATTCCCTGGGAAATTGTTTCAAGGCGTTCAGGAGATGCAAGGGCTTCCTGCAGGTGATCCACAAGTTGTAACGTCAGGCGGCCCGCCCACCGACGCTACCGTTGCCAGTGGagaatcgaattaa